Proteins from a single region of Gasterosteus aculeatus chromosome 20, fGasAcu3.hap1.1, whole genome shotgun sequence:
- the kirrel3l gene encoding kirre like nephrin family adhesion molecule 3, like isoform X1, with translation MTALHLIFCCMVTAATQAAHFSQQPQDQVVVSGLSVTLPCVIVGYRGMVQWTKDGLALGGERDLPGWKRYSLMGDPLSGEHSLLIDSAELEDDAVYECQATQAGLRSHRAKLTVLVPPSDPVVEGGPVVRLKAHTPHNLTCRASGARPAAEITWYRDGEVMETAIYSKTLLGDGKKEAAVSMLPIVPEDSDSGRTYTCRVLNQAAPAGRQISVTINVQHPPSVTLSVQPQTVAEGAKVLFICSASANPEITGYRWSKGGVPISEANGDSLEVTVDYSYFTDPVSCEVSNSVGSTNVSTLVDVQFGPRLLSEPKPMTVDMGMDAAFTCAWTGNPPLTLAWTKQGSSVVLSNSNTLQLKAVTQEDAGTYTCKAIVPRIGVAERDVTLTVNGPPILTVDATQHAVKHSKGKLECRVGSSPPPEKIVWTFGDTSLSSGSSGRFSVQTVTSDHGVSSALVLSETLAQDFQLRYNCTAWNRFGTGTALVTLKEQEALPMLIIVGGAVGGGCVLLICVITLVSLCCRHTGKGELNGKRCTRLSKSDIRVQIVHSDHNATRGNDDEEDVKEPMAPNSSESPGTSRTEHSDLLEEEDDERSESKDPTNGYYNVRGNEDRHIRSSGFSEYVPNSRPVYTPSQLPSPSPVYGQHGTQPRVYDFSHRYATTTAGRTAYEQQQAAQQQQPAQPASVYPTDPVYSGSAYLPATYGRAFTSYVKPASYEKVDAYDQSDQASKVSSSSRFSYASSQVSSQQSDYGRPSQRMQTHV, from the exons CAGCCACCCAAGCAGCCCACTTCTCCCAGCAACCCCAGGACCAGGTGGTCGTGTCGGGTCTGTCCGTGACTCTACCCTGTGTGATTGTGGGTTATCGAGGAATGGTGCAATGGACCAAAGATGGCCTGGCGctgggtggagagagagacctACCAG GCTGGAAGCGGTATTCCTTGATGGGCGACCCGCTATCAGGCGAGCACAGCTTGCTGATCGATTCGGCAGAGTTGGAGGATGACGCGGTGTATGAGTGTCAAGCTACACAAGCAGGACTGCGCTCCCACCGTGCTAAGCTGACTGTACTAG TTCCTCCTTCAGACCCCGTGGTGGAGGGTGGCCCCGTTGTACGTCTGAAGGCCCACACACCGCACAATCTCACCTGCAGAGCCTCGGGAGCCAGACCTGCTGCTGAGATCACCTGGTACAGAGATGGAGAGGTCATGGAGACTGCAATTTATTCCAAG ACTCTGCTTGGAGATGGAAAGAAGGAGGCGGCTGTCAGTATGCTTCCAATTGTTCCTGAGGATAGCGACTCTGGACGCACTTACACCTGCAGGGTTCTCAACCAAGCTGCCCCAGCTGGACGACAGATCTCCGTCACTATCAATGTCCAGC ACCCTCCTTCAGTGACTCTATCAGTCCAGCCTCAGACGGTAGCTGAGGGAGCGAAGGTTCTCTTCATCTGCTCAGCTTCGGCCAATCCGGAAATCACTGGATACAG GTGGTCAAAAGGAGGAGTTCCCATCTCCGAGGCAAATGGGGACAGCCTTGAGGTGACAGTGGACTACTCCTACTTCACAGACCCCGTCTCCTGTGAGGTGTCCAACTCTGTGGGCAGCACCAACGTCAGCACTCTAGTCGATGTCCAAT TTGGCCCCAGACTGCTGTCGGAGCCCAAGCCGATGACGGTGGACATGGGGATGGATGCTGCTTTCACTTGTGCATGGACTGGAAACCCTCCTCTGACCCTGGCGTGGACCAAGCAAGGCTCCAGCGTG GTGCTCAGCAATAGCAACACCTTGCAGCTGAAGGCTGTTACCCAGGAGGATGCTGGAACATACACCTGCAAGGCCATCGTGCCTCGGATTGGGGTGGCAGAGAGAGATGTCACTCTGACCGTGAACG GCCCACCTATCCTCACAGTGGACGCTACGCAGCACGCTGTCAAGCACTCCAAGGGCAAGCTGGAGTGCCGGGTGGGAAGCAGCCCCCCGCCTGAGAAGATT GTGTGGACTTTCGGAGACACGAGCCTGTCCTCTGGCTCCTCCGGCCGTTTCTCAGTGCAGACCGTAACCAGCGACCACGGCGTCTCGTCTGCCCTGGTGCTGTCCGAGACCCTGGCGCAGGATTTCCAGCTGCGCTACAACTGCACCGCGTGGAACCGCTTCGGCACAGGCACCGCCCTCGTCACGCTGAAGGAGCAAG AAGCCCTCCCCATGTTGATTATTGTTGGTGGAGCAGTTGGTGGAGGCTGTGTCCTGCTCATCTGTGTCATCACTCTGGTCTCCCTCTGCTGCAGGCACACAGGCAAAGGTGAGCTCAATG GTAAAAGGTGCACTCGTCTCTCCAAAAGCGACATCAGAGTTCAGATTGTTCACAGCGATCACAACGCTACGCGTGGTAACGATGACGAGGAGGACGTCAAAGAGCCCATG GCACCGAACAGCAGCGAGTCTCCTGGGACATCGCGCACAGAGCACAGCGACCtcctggaagaggaggacgacgagagATCGGAATCCAAG GACCCCACCAATGGCTACTACAACGTCCGTGGCAACGAAGACCGCCACATCCGCAGCAGTGGCTTCTCCGAGTACGTGCCCAACTCACGGCCAGTCTACACTCCATCCCAACTGCCCTCCCCGAGCCCCGTGTACGGCCAGCACGGCACCCAGCCGCGCGTCTATGACTTCTCCCACCGATACGCAACCACCACGGCAGGCAGGACGGCGTATGAGCAGCAGCAAGCCGCCCAGCAACAGCAGCCCGCCCAGCCGGCCAGCGTTTATCCCACCGATCCCGTCTACAGTGGCTCCGCTTACCTCCCTGCTACCTATGGTCGTGCCTTCACGAGCTACGTGAAGCCTGCTTCCTACGAAAAGGTGGACGCGTACGACCAGTCAGATCAGGCCAGCAAGGTGTCCAGCTCGTCCCGCTTCTCTTATGCCTCCTCACAAGTATCCTCCCAGCAGTCCGACTATGGCCGGCCTTCACAACGTATGCAGACTCACGTCTGA
- the kirrel3l gene encoding kirre like nephrin family adhesion molecule 3, like isoform X2 produces the protein MTALHLIFCCMVTAATQAAHFSQQPQDQVVVSGLSVTLPCVIVGYRGMVQWTKDGLALGGERDLPGWKRYSLMGDPLSGEHSLLIDSAELEDDAVYECQATQAGLRSHRAKLTVLVPPSDPVVEGGPVVRLKAHTPHNLTCRASGARPAAEITWYRDGEVMETAIYSKTLLGDGKKEAAVSMLPIVPEDSDSGRTYTCRVLNQAAPAGRQISVTINVQHPPSVTLSVQPQTVAEGAKVLFICSASANPEITGYRWSKGGVPISEANGDSLEVTVDYSYFTDPVSCEVSNSVGSTNVSTLVDVQFGPRLLSEPKPMTVDMGMDAAFTCAWTGNPPLTLAWTKQGSSVVLSNSNTLQLKAVTQEDAGTYTCKAIVPRIGVAERDVTLTVNGPPILTVDATQHAVKHSKGKLECRVGSSPPPEKIVWTFGDTSLSSGSSGRFSVQTVTSDHGVSSALVLSETLAQDFQLRYNCTAWNRFGTGTALVTLKEQEALPMLIIVGGAVGGGCVLLICVITLVSLCCRHTGKGKRCTRLSKSDIRVQIVHSDHNATRGNDDEEDVKEPMAPNSSESPGTSRTEHSDLLEEEDDERSESKDPTNGYYNVRGNEDRHIRSSGFSEYVPNSRPVYTPSQLPSPSPVYGQHGTQPRVYDFSHRYATTTAGRTAYEQQQAAQQQQPAQPASVYPTDPVYSGSAYLPATYGRAFTSYVKPASYEKVDAYDQSDQASKVSSSSRFSYASSQVSSQQSDYGRPSQRMQTHV, from the exons CAGCCACCCAAGCAGCCCACTTCTCCCAGCAACCCCAGGACCAGGTGGTCGTGTCGGGTCTGTCCGTGACTCTACCCTGTGTGATTGTGGGTTATCGAGGAATGGTGCAATGGACCAAAGATGGCCTGGCGctgggtggagagagagacctACCAG GCTGGAAGCGGTATTCCTTGATGGGCGACCCGCTATCAGGCGAGCACAGCTTGCTGATCGATTCGGCAGAGTTGGAGGATGACGCGGTGTATGAGTGTCAAGCTACACAAGCAGGACTGCGCTCCCACCGTGCTAAGCTGACTGTACTAG TTCCTCCTTCAGACCCCGTGGTGGAGGGTGGCCCCGTTGTACGTCTGAAGGCCCACACACCGCACAATCTCACCTGCAGAGCCTCGGGAGCCAGACCTGCTGCTGAGATCACCTGGTACAGAGATGGAGAGGTCATGGAGACTGCAATTTATTCCAAG ACTCTGCTTGGAGATGGAAAGAAGGAGGCGGCTGTCAGTATGCTTCCAATTGTTCCTGAGGATAGCGACTCTGGACGCACTTACACCTGCAGGGTTCTCAACCAAGCTGCCCCAGCTGGACGACAGATCTCCGTCACTATCAATGTCCAGC ACCCTCCTTCAGTGACTCTATCAGTCCAGCCTCAGACGGTAGCTGAGGGAGCGAAGGTTCTCTTCATCTGCTCAGCTTCGGCCAATCCGGAAATCACTGGATACAG GTGGTCAAAAGGAGGAGTTCCCATCTCCGAGGCAAATGGGGACAGCCTTGAGGTGACAGTGGACTACTCCTACTTCACAGACCCCGTCTCCTGTGAGGTGTCCAACTCTGTGGGCAGCACCAACGTCAGCACTCTAGTCGATGTCCAAT TTGGCCCCAGACTGCTGTCGGAGCCCAAGCCGATGACGGTGGACATGGGGATGGATGCTGCTTTCACTTGTGCATGGACTGGAAACCCTCCTCTGACCCTGGCGTGGACCAAGCAAGGCTCCAGCGTG GTGCTCAGCAATAGCAACACCTTGCAGCTGAAGGCTGTTACCCAGGAGGATGCTGGAACATACACCTGCAAGGCCATCGTGCCTCGGATTGGGGTGGCAGAGAGAGATGTCACTCTGACCGTGAACG GCCCACCTATCCTCACAGTGGACGCTACGCAGCACGCTGTCAAGCACTCCAAGGGCAAGCTGGAGTGCCGGGTGGGAAGCAGCCCCCCGCCTGAGAAGATT GTGTGGACTTTCGGAGACACGAGCCTGTCCTCTGGCTCCTCCGGCCGTTTCTCAGTGCAGACCGTAACCAGCGACCACGGCGTCTCGTCTGCCCTGGTGCTGTCCGAGACCCTGGCGCAGGATTTCCAGCTGCGCTACAACTGCACCGCGTGGAACCGCTTCGGCACAGGCACCGCCCTCGTCACGCTGAAGGAGCAAG AAGCCCTCCCCATGTTGATTATTGTTGGTGGAGCAGTTGGTGGAGGCTGTGTCCTGCTCATCTGTGTCATCACTCTGGTCTCCCTCTGCTGCAGGCACACAGGCAAAG GTAAAAGGTGCACTCGTCTCTCCAAAAGCGACATCAGAGTTCAGATTGTTCACAGCGATCACAACGCTACGCGTGGTAACGATGACGAGGAGGACGTCAAAGAGCCCATG GCACCGAACAGCAGCGAGTCTCCTGGGACATCGCGCACAGAGCACAGCGACCtcctggaagaggaggacgacgagagATCGGAATCCAAG GACCCCACCAATGGCTACTACAACGTCCGTGGCAACGAAGACCGCCACATCCGCAGCAGTGGCTTCTCCGAGTACGTGCCCAACTCACGGCCAGTCTACACTCCATCCCAACTGCCCTCCCCGAGCCCCGTGTACGGCCAGCACGGCACCCAGCCGCGCGTCTATGACTTCTCCCACCGATACGCAACCACCACGGCAGGCAGGACGGCGTATGAGCAGCAGCAAGCCGCCCAGCAACAGCAGCCCGCCCAGCCGGCCAGCGTTTATCCCACCGATCCCGTCTACAGTGGCTCCGCTTACCTCCCTGCTACCTATGGTCGTGCCTTCACGAGCTACGTGAAGCCTGCTTCCTACGAAAAGGTGGACGCGTACGACCAGTCAGATCAGGCCAGCAAGGTGTCCAGCTCGTCCCGCTTCTCTTATGCCTCCTCACAAGTATCCTCCCAGCAGTCCGACTATGGCCGGCCTTCACAACGTATGCAGACTCACGTCTGA
- the st14 gene encoding suppressor of tumorigenicity 14 protein homolog isoform X1, translated as MHSTRYGVRDGHNGHNERVDFLTNTEKVSSKRKYGILIGLLVALLIVAAVVAVLVWLFVFKDADSMATLQRHEIPSTQLFSGHMKLVDVPYKEQLEYTDSKEFEDLADNLEAILKETYKRDPLLEKYYTKSVVTAFSEGVIAYYWSQFDIPVEDLSVVPQFSEERVLETLENGLKMQRSMAGTGSIQIREVTASYTDPRMARNPRDTGECFYRLEATAKTNTFLSPGYPEGYPPWSRCQWQIRASEDQAVFVSFPFFDIEDDCANDFVAIFDSLSPDDSQAITAKCGKRPPSNPLAVLSSGNIMLINFITKANHQRSGFEATYSAIPMSQVQTCGGVLSGAEGNFSSPLHPSFYPPAVDCKWTIKVPAGKEVRLKFTMFRMKEPGVDIRVCHKDYVEVMGTKYCGELSSLVLTSTNSNLDVIFHSDESFTDKGFSCIYSAYDPADPCPNKFACASGICIKKELHCDGWNDCGDLSDETKCNCDADQYSCANGLCKPKLWVCDRVDDCGDGSDEKSCSCGKNEWRCGDGVCMPQDVICDKKIDCQDGSDEASCEDSQGVCSDFNFKCKNAECVNKLNAECDRVKDCSDNSDEDNCGCGTRPYKLNRIVGGQNAELGEWPWQVSLHFKTMGHVCGASIISDKWLLSASHCFITSDNAHLVASNWQTYSGMQDQYKLDDIQLRLVQRIITHPDYNQMTFDYDVSLLELSKPLEFTNTIQPICLPSPSHVFPPGMTCWVTGWGALREGGSKSQRLQKAMVKIINDTVCNTVTEGQVTSRMLCSGFLSGGVDACQGDSGGPLACFEESGKWFQAGIVSWGEGCARRNKPGVYSRVTKLIEWIKRETKI; from the exons GGTCACAATGGCCACAACGAGCGTGTTGACTTCTTAACCAACACCGAGAAGGTTTCCTCAAAGCGGAAATACGGCATCCTGATCGGGCTCCTTGTGGCGCTCCTCATCGTCGCGGCCGTTGTAGCCGTCCTCGTTTGGTTGTTTGTCT TTAAAGATGCTGATTCAATGGCCACTCTACAAAGACACGAGATCCCTTCAACGCAGCTCTTCAGTGGGCATATGAAGCTGGTTGATGTACCGTACAAAGAGCAGCTGGAGTATACCGACAGCAAGGAATTTGAGGATTTGGCAGACAATCTGGAGGCAATT CTTAAAGAAACCTACAAGAGAGATCCACTCCTCGAAAAATATTACACCAAGTCTGTGGTCACGGCATTCAG TGAGGGTGTGATAGCCTACTATTGGTCCCAGTTTGATATTCCAGTCGAAGACCTGTCGGTGGTGCCCCAGTTCTCGGAGGAGCGTGTGTTGGAGACCCTGGAGAACGGCCTAAAGATGCAGCGCAGCATGGCGGGCACCGGTAGTATCCAGATCCGTGAGGTCACTGCCTCAT ATACGGATCCACGCATGGCCAGGAACCCCAGAGACACTG GCGAGTGTTTCTACCGTCTGGAGGCAACGGCAAAGACAAACACGTTTCTCTCACCTGGGTACCCTGAAGGCTACCCCCCCTGGTCTCGGTGTCAGTGGCAGATCCGAGCTTCGGAGGACCAGGCCGTGTTTgtctctttcccttttttcgACATCGAGGATGACTGCGCCAACGATTTTGTCGCCATCTTTGACTCTTTAAGTCCAGATGACTCTCAGGCAATCACAGC AAAGTGTGGTAAGAGACCCCCCTCCAATCCTCTGGCGGTGCTGTCATCCGGCAACATTATGCTGATTAATTTCATTACTAAAGCCAATCACCAGAGGAGTGGCTTCGAGGCCACTTATTCAGCCATCCCAATGTCTCAAG ttCAAACCTGTGGCGGTGTCCTCTCTGGTGCAGAAGGAAACTTCTCCTCCCCACTTCACCCCAGCTTCTATCCTCCTGCAGTGGATTGCAAGTGGACCATCAAG GTCCCTGCAGGGAAAGAGGTCCGCCTGAAGTTCACCATGTTCCGCATGAAAGAGCCCGGAGTGGACATCCGTGTGTGTCACAAAGACTACGTGGAGGTTATGGGCACCAA GTATTGTGGAGAACTGTCCTCTTTGGTTCTGACCAGCACCAACAGCAACCTCGACGTGATCTTCCACTCTGACGAGTCCTTCACTGACAAAGGCTTCAGTTGCATCTACAGCGCCTACGATCCTGCAGACC CTTGCCCCAACAAATTTGCATGCGCCAGTGGCATCTGCATCAAGAAAGAACTGCACTGCGATGGCTGGAACGACTGTGGCGATTTGAGTGACGAAACGAAGTGCA ATTGTGATGCAGATCAGTATTCATGTGCCAATGGTCTGTGTAAACCCAAACTCTGGGTGTGCGATCGCGTCGACGACTGCGGAGATGGGAGCGATGAGAAAAGCTGCA GTTGTGGGAAGAACGAGTGGCGCTGTGGTGACGGGGTCTGCATGCCTCAGGATGTTATTTGTGACAAGAAGATAGACTGTCAAGATGGAAGCGACGAGGCCTCTTGTGAAGATT CTCAAGGCGTCTGTTCTGACTTCAACTTCAAGTGTAAGAATGCAGAATGTGTCAACAAGCTGAATGCCGAATGCGACCGTGTTAAAGACTGCTCTGATAACTCCGATGAGGACAACTGTG GCTGTGGCACAAGGCCCTATAAGCTGAACCGCATCGTGGGAGGGCAGAATGCTGAGCTGGGCGAGTGGCCGTGGCAGGTCAGCCTTCACTTTAAGACCATGGGACATGTGTGCGGTGCCTCGATCATATCTGATAAGTGGCTCCTTTCGGCCTCCCACTGCTTTATCACCAGCGACAACGC TCACCTCGTTGCATCGAACTGGCAAACCTACAGCGGCATGCAGGACCAGTACAAGCTGGATGACATACAGCTCCGATTAGTACAGAGGATCATCACCCACCCGGATTACAaccagatgacctttgactatgATGTTTCACTGCTGGAGCTCAGCAAACCGCTGGAGTTCACCAACACCATCCAACCCATCTGCCTACCCTCTCCGTCCCACGTCTTCCCTCCGGGCATGACCTGCTGGGTCACAGGCTGGGGCGCGCTCCGAGAAGGAG GTTCAAAGTCACAGCGGCTCCAGAAGGCCATGGTGAAAATCATCAACGACACGGTATGTAACACGGTCACAGAGGGCCAAGTCACCTCCAGGATGCTCTGCAGCGGATTCCTGTCAGGAGGAGTCGACGCATGCCAG GGAGACTCTGGAGGCCCCCTGGCGTGTTTCGAGGAGAGTGGGAAGTGGTTCCAGGCCGGCATTGTGAGCTGGGGGGAAGGCTGCGCGCGTCGCAACAAGCCCGGCGTCTACTCGCGCGTCACCAAGCTGATAGAGTGGAtcaagagagagacaaagatttGA
- the st14 gene encoding suppressor of tumorigenicity 14 protein homolog isoform X2 has protein sequence MHSTRYGGHNGHNERVDFLTNTEKVSSKRKYGILIGLLVALLIVAAVVAVLVWLFVFKDADSMATLQRHEIPSTQLFSGHMKLVDVPYKEQLEYTDSKEFEDLADNLEAILKETYKRDPLLEKYYTKSVVTAFSEGVIAYYWSQFDIPVEDLSVVPQFSEERVLETLENGLKMQRSMAGTGSIQIREVTASYTDPRMARNPRDTGECFYRLEATAKTNTFLSPGYPEGYPPWSRCQWQIRASEDQAVFVSFPFFDIEDDCANDFVAIFDSLSPDDSQAITAKCGKRPPSNPLAVLSSGNIMLINFITKANHQRSGFEATYSAIPMSQVQTCGGVLSGAEGNFSSPLHPSFYPPAVDCKWTIKVPAGKEVRLKFTMFRMKEPGVDIRVCHKDYVEVMGTKYCGELSSLVLTSTNSNLDVIFHSDESFTDKGFSCIYSAYDPADPCPNKFACASGICIKKELHCDGWNDCGDLSDETKCNCDADQYSCANGLCKPKLWVCDRVDDCGDGSDEKSCSCGKNEWRCGDGVCMPQDVICDKKIDCQDGSDEASCEDSQGVCSDFNFKCKNAECVNKLNAECDRVKDCSDNSDEDNCGCGTRPYKLNRIVGGQNAELGEWPWQVSLHFKTMGHVCGASIISDKWLLSASHCFITSDNAHLVASNWQTYSGMQDQYKLDDIQLRLVQRIITHPDYNQMTFDYDVSLLELSKPLEFTNTIQPICLPSPSHVFPPGMTCWVTGWGALREGGSKSQRLQKAMVKIINDTVCNTVTEGQVTSRMLCSGFLSGGVDACQGDSGGPLACFEESGKWFQAGIVSWGEGCARRNKPGVYSRVTKLIEWIKRETKI, from the exons GGTCACAATGGCCACAACGAGCGTGTTGACTTCTTAACCAACACCGAGAAGGTTTCCTCAAAGCGGAAATACGGCATCCTGATCGGGCTCCTTGTGGCGCTCCTCATCGTCGCGGCCGTTGTAGCCGTCCTCGTTTGGTTGTTTGTCT TTAAAGATGCTGATTCAATGGCCACTCTACAAAGACACGAGATCCCTTCAACGCAGCTCTTCAGTGGGCATATGAAGCTGGTTGATGTACCGTACAAAGAGCAGCTGGAGTATACCGACAGCAAGGAATTTGAGGATTTGGCAGACAATCTGGAGGCAATT CTTAAAGAAACCTACAAGAGAGATCCACTCCTCGAAAAATATTACACCAAGTCTGTGGTCACGGCATTCAG TGAGGGTGTGATAGCCTACTATTGGTCCCAGTTTGATATTCCAGTCGAAGACCTGTCGGTGGTGCCCCAGTTCTCGGAGGAGCGTGTGTTGGAGACCCTGGAGAACGGCCTAAAGATGCAGCGCAGCATGGCGGGCACCGGTAGTATCCAGATCCGTGAGGTCACTGCCTCAT ATACGGATCCACGCATGGCCAGGAACCCCAGAGACACTG GCGAGTGTTTCTACCGTCTGGAGGCAACGGCAAAGACAAACACGTTTCTCTCACCTGGGTACCCTGAAGGCTACCCCCCCTGGTCTCGGTGTCAGTGGCAGATCCGAGCTTCGGAGGACCAGGCCGTGTTTgtctctttcccttttttcgACATCGAGGATGACTGCGCCAACGATTTTGTCGCCATCTTTGACTCTTTAAGTCCAGATGACTCTCAGGCAATCACAGC AAAGTGTGGTAAGAGACCCCCCTCCAATCCTCTGGCGGTGCTGTCATCCGGCAACATTATGCTGATTAATTTCATTACTAAAGCCAATCACCAGAGGAGTGGCTTCGAGGCCACTTATTCAGCCATCCCAATGTCTCAAG ttCAAACCTGTGGCGGTGTCCTCTCTGGTGCAGAAGGAAACTTCTCCTCCCCACTTCACCCCAGCTTCTATCCTCCTGCAGTGGATTGCAAGTGGACCATCAAG GTCCCTGCAGGGAAAGAGGTCCGCCTGAAGTTCACCATGTTCCGCATGAAAGAGCCCGGAGTGGACATCCGTGTGTGTCACAAAGACTACGTGGAGGTTATGGGCACCAA GTATTGTGGAGAACTGTCCTCTTTGGTTCTGACCAGCACCAACAGCAACCTCGACGTGATCTTCCACTCTGACGAGTCCTTCACTGACAAAGGCTTCAGTTGCATCTACAGCGCCTACGATCCTGCAGACC CTTGCCCCAACAAATTTGCATGCGCCAGTGGCATCTGCATCAAGAAAGAACTGCACTGCGATGGCTGGAACGACTGTGGCGATTTGAGTGACGAAACGAAGTGCA ATTGTGATGCAGATCAGTATTCATGTGCCAATGGTCTGTGTAAACCCAAACTCTGGGTGTGCGATCGCGTCGACGACTGCGGAGATGGGAGCGATGAGAAAAGCTGCA GTTGTGGGAAGAACGAGTGGCGCTGTGGTGACGGGGTCTGCATGCCTCAGGATGTTATTTGTGACAAGAAGATAGACTGTCAAGATGGAAGCGACGAGGCCTCTTGTGAAGATT CTCAAGGCGTCTGTTCTGACTTCAACTTCAAGTGTAAGAATGCAGAATGTGTCAACAAGCTGAATGCCGAATGCGACCGTGTTAAAGACTGCTCTGATAACTCCGATGAGGACAACTGTG GCTGTGGCACAAGGCCCTATAAGCTGAACCGCATCGTGGGAGGGCAGAATGCTGAGCTGGGCGAGTGGCCGTGGCAGGTCAGCCTTCACTTTAAGACCATGGGACATGTGTGCGGTGCCTCGATCATATCTGATAAGTGGCTCCTTTCGGCCTCCCACTGCTTTATCACCAGCGACAACGC TCACCTCGTTGCATCGAACTGGCAAACCTACAGCGGCATGCAGGACCAGTACAAGCTGGATGACATACAGCTCCGATTAGTACAGAGGATCATCACCCACCCGGATTACAaccagatgacctttgactatgATGTTTCACTGCTGGAGCTCAGCAAACCGCTGGAGTTCACCAACACCATCCAACCCATCTGCCTACCCTCTCCGTCCCACGTCTTCCCTCCGGGCATGACCTGCTGGGTCACAGGCTGGGGCGCGCTCCGAGAAGGAG GTTCAAAGTCACAGCGGCTCCAGAAGGCCATGGTGAAAATCATCAACGACACGGTATGTAACACGGTCACAGAGGGCCAAGTCACCTCCAGGATGCTCTGCAGCGGATTCCTGTCAGGAGGAGTCGACGCATGCCAG GGAGACTCTGGAGGCCCCCTGGCGTGTTTCGAGGAGAGTGGGAAGTGGTTCCAGGCCGGCATTGTGAGCTGGGGGGAAGGCTGCGCGCGTCGCAACAAGCCCGGCGTCTACTCGCGCGTCACCAAGCTGATAGAGTGGAtcaagagagagacaaagatttGA